One Pristiophorus japonicus isolate sPriJap1 chromosome 19, sPriJap1.hap1, whole genome shotgun sequence genomic window carries:
- the LOC139229862 gene encoding class I histocompatibility antigen, F10 alpha chain-like, translated as MIGLIVLTLLCGGVSAGSHSLRYFLTSMTPIPGLPEFVVVGYVDDAQIVHYDSDRKVTVPRQRWMEESQDAEYWERETQNMRGSEPVFKGNIQTALTRTNQSGGIHTVQTMYGCELRDDGTTGGLMQDGWDGKDFISFDKEQLQWVTPVHWGEITKRKWDRDTAYNQGVKGYLEQECIEWLKKYLQLGERDLRAVAPQVFPSVNKASNIKPTQLSCLVTGFYPRDIEVTLLRNGKRITDTESTGILPNHEGTYQLTRWAEIESEDGATYSCQYEQSGQAGVKTRDWDGTYRLTPGSPKEPNLGLIVGIVIGVVALIAAVIGVVVWKKRGGEKKSGYSKANPAEKGESSSNSSAQA; from the exons ATGATCGGACTGATAGTGCTGACCCTTCTGTGTGGAGGGGTCTCTGCAG gctctcactctctccggtATTTCTTGACCTCAATGACCCCGATCCCCGGTCTGCCGGAGTTTGTGGTGGTCGGTTATGTGGACGATGCACAGATTGTTCACTATGACAGCGATCGGAAGGTGACGGTCCCGCGGCAGCGGTGGATGGAGGAGAGTCAGGACGCCGAGTACTGGGAGCGGGAGACACAGAACATGCGGGGCTCGGAGCCGGTTTTCAAGGGCAATATACAAACCGCGCTGACCCGGACCAACCAGAGCGGCg GGATACACACGGTACAGACGATGTACGGCTGTGAGCTGCGGGATGACGGCACCACCGGCGGGTTGATGCAGGACGGCTGGGACGGCAAGGATTTCATCAGCTTCGACAAGGAGCAGCTGCAGTGGGTCACCCCGGTCCACTGGGGGGAGATCACCAAGCGCAAGTGGGACCGGGACACGGCCTACAACCAGGGGGTCAAGGGTTACCTGGAGCAGGAGTGCATCGAGTGGCTGAAAAAATACCTGCAGCTCGGAGAGAGAGATCTGAGAgccg TTGCTCCTCAAGTGTTTCCTTCTGTGAACAAGGCGTCAAATATTAAACCGACCCAACTGTCCTGCCTCGTCACGGGCTTTTACCCTCGCGATATCGAAGTCACCCTCCTGAGAAATGGCAAGCGGATCACGGACACGGAATCCACTGGTATTCTGCCCAACCACGAGGGAACCTACCAGCTGACGAGATGGGCCGAGATCGAGTCCGAGGATGGAGCGACCTATTCCTGTCAGTATGAGCAGAGCGGCCAAGCAGGAGTGAAGACCCGAGACTGGG ATGGGACGTACCGACTGACTCCAGGATCTCCAAAGGAACCAAATCTCGGTTTGATTGTTGGAATTGTGATTGGTGTCGTCGCCCTGATTGCTGCGGTCATCGGTGTTGTTGTGTGGAAGAAGAGAG